A stretch of Salvia splendens isolate huo1 unplaced genomic scaffold, SspV2 ctg533, whole genome shotgun sequence DNA encodes these proteins:
- the LOC121790506 gene encoding uncharacterized protein LOC121790506, with translation MVNTRNTDTRLEGLEKVTGDLEKQLSAIDAKLGTFMLEVRATLAEGFANRSTDPVTNNDPQTTEAASGSSPPLTIPTFDGTDAIAWLARAEQYFLVSNIPLEKRLGVAMVALAGPALPWYQLLRRRLPALTWDRFQQELMKRFGDKMALDSYEAFASTRHDGSLVEFVAAFEARLAQIGDLSDHQYLGFFLAALRPEVRMHMKAANITSYSDAVQMALQLDQLAGTQPTGAATVGPAPQMHQSSQRPTSYTPTSLSATGSNRPPSRRFRNMSSEEYRKHIAAGTCFRCGLKFGPAHRCPPKTLNVFIIDNDEPLTDSSEDDTLNMEDVGLELKLSELSFNGLDTSHTMKLFGNIDQEKVLIMVDSGASHCFISDQLATRLQLPITPTASYAVTLGDGSRVRTSGICHAVPLQLASELFSISCYVFPLRNIDIILGVTWLASLGDVTANWQRSSMIFSVQDRLVTIEGDPTLTRKACSSHDINTLDDGDSCWVLHSMMGGDTPTEFGFDPSLPPAARSQLHALVEGFPSVIQQPTTLPPARHTDHRITLKPSSQPPSTSPYSSPVLLVRKKDGSWRFCVDYRELNKRTVPDKYPIPVIQELLDELHGSIWFSKLDLKAGYHQIRVAAPDVHKTAFRTHSGHYEFLVMPFGLTNAPATFQSLMNDIFRPSLRKFVLVFFDDILVYSASWDAHLEHLRQVFRALEAHSLVVNPKKCLLARRQVEYLGHVVSSAGVSMDPSKVSAVLRWPTPTSLKTVRGFLGLTGYYRRFIRDYGKIAAPLTQLLKKPADDSKKQRWAWPAEAEQAFTALKEALTSAPLLRMPDFSREFVIECDASGRGLGLSSCKIGSLWPILAKPCPPGG, from the exons ATGGTGAATACACGCAATACGGACACACGGTTGGAAGGATTAGAGAAGGTGACTGGAGATCTGGAAAAACAGCTGTCGGCAATTGATGCAAAACTTGGCACCTTTATGCTTGAGGTCCGAGCGACCCTTGCAGAGGGGTTCGCGAACAGGTCCACCGACCCGGTGACTAACAACGATCCACAAACAACTGAAGCAGCTTCGGGGAGCAGTCCCCCACTCACAATTCCGACATTCGACGGAACTGATGCGATCGCATGGCTTGCGCGTGCGGAGCAGTATTTCTTGGTGTCAAATATTCCATTGGAGAAACGTTTGGGTGTAGCGATGGTGGCATTGGCAGGTCCAGCCTTGCCGTGGTACCAGCTTTTACGGCGCCGCCTTCCGGCCTTGACATGGGACCGTTTTCAGCAAGAACTCATGAAACGCTTCGGCGACAAAATGGCGTTGGATAGTTATGAAGCCTTTGCTTCCACGCGCCACGACGGTTCTCTCGTCGAATTTGTAGCTGCTTTCGAAGCTAGGCTCGCCCAAATAGGTGACCTCTCAGATCACCAATATCTGGGATTTTTCTTGGCAGCCTTACGCCCAGAGGTACGAATGCATATGAAGGCAGCAAATATTACCTCTTACTCCGATGCAGTGCAGATGGCTCTCCAGCTTGACCAGTTGGCCGGAACTCAACCAACCGGTGCTGCCACAGTCGGCCCTGCCCCACAGATGCACCAGTCGAGTCAGAGACCAACCTCGTACACCCCTACTTCCCTCTCGGCGACTGGCTCAAACCGCCCACCCTCTCGTCGTTTTCGGAACATGTCCTCCGAAGAATACAGGAAGCATATTGCGGCAGGCACGTGTTTTCGGTGTGGCCTGAAGTTCGGCCCTGCCCACCGCTGCCCGCCAAAGACGCTTAACGTATTCATCATCGACAACGACGAGCCCCTGACTGACTCTAGTGAGGACGACACGCTCAACATGGAGGATGTAGGATTGGAGCTGAAACTATCGGAGTTATCGTTCAACGGTCTTGATACTTCCCATACTATGAAGCTCTTCGGGAATATCGACCAAGAAAAAGTCCTCATAATGGTGGATAGCGGAGCAAGCCATTGCTTTATTTCAGATCAGCTGGCCACTCGTCTCCAACTGCCTATCACCCCGACCGCTTCTTATGCAGTCACGCTGGGGGACGGATCCAGGGTCCGCACCTCGGGAATCTGTCACGCTGTGCCCCTCCAGCTCGCTTCGGAGTTATTCTCCATATCTTGCTATGTGTTTCCCCTACGAAACATAGACATCATTTTGGGGGTCACATGGCTAGCCTCCCTCGGTGATGTTACAGCCAACTGGCAGCGATCCTCCATGATATTTTCGGTCCAAGATCGCTTGGTGACTATTGAGGGCGATCCTACTCTTACTCGCAAGGCTTGTTCCTCCCACGACATCAACACACTTGACGACGGTGATTCTTGTTGGGTGTTGCATTCGATGATGGGTGGGGACACGCCCACGGAATTCGGGTTTGATCCCTCCTTGCCACCAGCCGCACGGTCCCAGCTACATGCGTTGGTGGAGGGATTCCCCTCGGTCATCCAGCAGCCGACGACGCTGCCCCCTGCTCGCCACACTGACCACCGGATCACACTTAAACCCAGCTCCCAACCA CCAAGTACTAGTCCCTACTCCAGCCCGGTGCTCCTGGTCCGCAAGAAAGACGGCTCATGGCGATTTTGCGTGGATTATCGCGAGCTGAATAAGCGCACCGTGCCGGACAAATACCCAATTCCGGTAATTCAGGAGCTGCTAGATGAGCTCCATGGCTCTATTTGGTTCAGCAAGTTGGATCTCAAAGCCGGGTACCATCAGATCAGAGTGGCAGCCCCGGATGTGCACAAAACGGCTTTTCGCACACATTCTGGCCATTACGAGTTCCTCGTTATGCCGTTCGGGTTGACCAATGCACCCGCCACATTTCAAAGCCTCATGAACGACATATTCCGACCCTCCCTTCGCAAGTTTGTCCTGGTTTTTTTCGACGACATATTAGTCTACAGTGCCTCTTGGGATGCACATTTGGAGCATCTTCGGCAGGTTTTCAGGGCCCTAGAAGCTCACTCGCTCGTCGTGAACCCGAAGAAGTGTCTCCTTGCTCGTCGCCAGGTGGAGTACCTGGGGCACGTGGTGTCCAGCGCAGGAGTAAGCATGGACCCCTCCAAGGTCTCGGCCGTGCTGCGTTGGCCAACGCCGACGTCTCTCAAAACTGTCCGTGGTTTCCTTGGCTTAACGGGTTACTACCGTCGATTCATTCGCGACTATGGCAAGATCGCGGCACCCCTCACTCAGTTGCTTAAAAAACCAGCAGACGACAGCAAGAAGCAGAGATGGGCGTGGCCGGCCGAAGCGGAACAGGCATTCACGGCTTTGAAGGAGGCCCTCACGTCGGCTCCCTTGTTAAGGATGCCTGATTTCTCCAGGGAGTTTGTCATCGAATGCGATGCGTCGGGGCGCGGTCTGGGGCTGTCCTCATGCAAGATAGGCAGCCTGTGGCCTATTTTAGCAAAACCTTGTCCTCCCGGTGGCTAG